Proteins encoded by one window of Candidatus Endowatersipora endosymbiont of Watersipora subatra:
- the aspS gene encoding aspartate--tRNA ligase, whose translation MHHYRSHTCADLRTSHVGMRIRLSGWVHRIRDHGGVLFIDLRDHYGMTQIVVNSDCDGLLSAEKVRPEWVIQIDGYVESRTPNTRNPNLPTGEIEVCAISMKILSRASDLPLPVFGEPDYPEDIRLKYRFLDLRRETIHRNLIRRQNIIHDLRSRMHEAGFNEFSTPILTASSPEGARDFLVPSRIHAGQFYALPQAPQQYKQLIMISGFDRYFQIAPCFRDEDPRADRLSGEFYQLDLEMSFIEQEDLWITFEPILKDCFKKFAEGKRVTPQFPRIPYKEAIRKYGTDKPDLRNPIQMQDMTEFFRDSDLKVFSEMIESDPNVEVWAIPVKGGGSRKYCDRMNSWAQKKGQSGMGYILWRELGGRLEPTGPITKNIGEERTESIRMKLGLEIGDSVFFIAGLPKNFISFAAEARNKAATDAKLIDENSYEFCWITDFPFYEWDEENKKVNFFHNPFSMPKGGIKALENKDPCSISAMQFDLVCNGFEIGSGGIRNHLPHIMVKAFEIVGLSKDKVKEHFGGIYRAFQYGAPPHGGMAAGIDRIVMLLCGAKNLREVTMFPMNQQSKDLLMDAPSDVDKKQLSDLHIRLIS comes from the coding sequence ATGCATCATTATCGTAGTCATACTTGTGCTGACCTTCGTACATCTCATGTTGGCATGAGGATCCGTCTATCGGGTTGGGTGCATCGAATCAGGGATCACGGTGGAGTCCTCTTCATAGATCTTCGAGATCATTACGGCATGACTCAGATTGTTGTCAATTCTGATTGCGATGGGCTTCTCAGCGCAGAAAAGGTGCGACCTGAATGGGTTATTCAGATTGATGGCTATGTAGAATCCCGTACTCCTAATACTCGAAATCCTAACTTACCAACGGGTGAGATTGAAGTGTGTGCAATCAGTATGAAAATTCTTTCGAGAGCATCTGATCTTCCACTGCCAGTTTTTGGTGAACCTGACTATCCTGAAGATATCCGTCTGAAATATCGGTTTCTTGATTTACGCCGTGAAACAATACACCGTAATTTGATACGCCGTCAAAATATTATTCATGATCTTCGCTCCCGTATGCATGAGGCTGGGTTTAATGAATTCTCAACACCCATTCTAACGGCTTCTTCACCGGAGGGTGCTCGTGACTTTCTAGTACCAAGCCGTATACATGCAGGGCAGTTTTATGCACTACCACAAGCCCCACAACAATATAAACAGCTAATCATGATTTCTGGATTCGATCGTTATTTTCAAATTGCACCCTGCTTTAGAGACGAAGATCCAAGAGCGGACCGTTTATCAGGAGAATTTTATCAACTCGACCTTGAAATGAGCTTCATTGAACAAGAAGATCTTTGGATAACATTCGAACCAATTTTAAAGGACTGTTTTAAAAAATTCGCTGAAGGGAAGAGAGTAACACCCCAATTCCCGCGTATTCCTTACAAGGAAGCAATTCGTAAATATGGTACCGATAAACCTGATCTACGAAATCCTATTCAGATGCAGGATATGACAGAGTTTTTTCGTGACTCAGATCTCAAAGTCTTTTCAGAAATGATTGAAAGCGATCCTAATGTAGAAGTGTGGGCTATCCCTGTTAAAGGAGGAGGAAGTCGAAAATATTGCGATCGAATGAATTCATGGGCCCAGAAAAAGGGTCAGTCCGGAATGGGGTATATCCTGTGGCGTGAATTAGGAGGAAGATTGGAGCCAACCGGTCCCATTACTAAAAATATAGGTGAAGAGAGAACAGAATCGATAAGAATGAAACTTGGTCTTGAGATTGGTGATTCTGTCTTTTTTATAGCTGGTCTTCCCAAAAATTTTATATCTTTTGCTGCTGAAGCAAGAAACAAGGCGGCAACAGATGCTAAGTTAATTGACGAAAACAGCTATGAGTTTTGTTGGATTACTGATTTTCCATTCTATGAGTGGGATGAAGAGAATAAAAAAGTCAATTTTTTTCATAACCCTTTTTCAATGCCAAAAGGTGGGATTAAGGCCTTAGAAAACAAAGATCCTTGTTCTATTTCTGCGATGCAGTTCGATCTAGTCTGTAATGGTTTTGAAATAGGATCAGGTGGTATTCGTAATCATCTTCCACATATTATGGTCAAAGCCTTTGAGATCGTTGGTCTTTCAAAAGATAAAGTCAAAGAGCATTTTGGTGGAATTTATCGCGCTTTTCAATATGGAGCGCCACCTCATGGTGGTATGGCTGCTGGCATAGACCGAATCGTTATGTTACTTTGTGGTGCTAAAAATCTACGTGAGGTCACCATGTTTCCTATGAATCAACAATCAAAGGATCTTCTGATGGATGCACCCAGTGATGTAGATAAAAAGCAATTAAGTGATCTGCATATACGATTGATTTCATAA
- a CDS encoding tRNA1(Val) (adenine(37)-N6)-methyltransferase gives MNGDNITKDAFLDGAFFVLQPASGAHRSGIDALLLSASVSQKAKGLLVADLGAGCGVAGLAVAQRNQLTSVDLVEVDPTMVSLALRSLKLRENKHLGNRVNVISADVLASGKDRKINKLIDNKYDHVIANPPYNTTNFHASDYTLKAKAHVLKSGGLEGWFKTATSILKSSGQFSVILRPDSLSTALNALTGRMGNISVCPIHAKSGEPASRIIITATKGSRAPFQLMSGKILHKKSACYALWAENIFRGR, from the coding sequence ATGAATGGTGATAACATCACCAAGGACGCATTTCTAGATGGTGCGTTTTTTGTTCTCCAGCCTGCATCCGGCGCACACCGGAGCGGTATTGACGCATTGTTGCTTTCTGCTAGCGTATCACAAAAAGCAAAGGGGTTGCTGGTAGCAGATTTGGGTGCGGGTTGTGGAGTTGCTGGTTTAGCCGTAGCCCAACGTAATCAGTTGACGAGTGTAGATCTCGTCGAGGTTGATCCAACTATGGTCAGTTTAGCTCTGAGATCACTCAAACTCCGTGAAAACAAACATCTTGGGAATAGAGTCAATGTTATATCTGCTGATGTACTAGCATCAGGAAAAGATAGAAAAATCAATAAATTAATAGATAATAAATATGATCACGTAATTGCAAATCCACCTTATAATACCACCAATTTTCACGCATCTGATTATACATTAAAAGCCAAAGCTCATGTGTTGAAATCTGGAGGTTTAGAGGGATGGTTCAAAACGGCTACTTCAATTTTGAAATCTTCAGGTCAGTTCTCTGTTATTCTTCGCCCAGATAGCTTATCGACGGCTTTGAATGCTCTTACTGGCCGGATGGGGAATATTTCTGTTTGTCCAATTCATGCAAAATCTGGAGAACCGGCTAGCAGGATAATTATTACTGCAACAAAAGGATCACGAGCTCCCTTTCAATTGATGAGCGGTAAAATTTTACATAAAAAATCAGCATGTTATGCGCTATGGGCTGAAAATATATTCAGGGGTCGATAA
- a CDS encoding polyprenyl synthetase family protein, translating to MDSVLPLSHARETAASIDLLVRSTADDMVRVNQFIVSKTNSDVPMIPQIAKHLISSGGKRLRPMLTLAAAQLCGYQGDGHINLAASIEFMHTATLLHDDVIDESDMRRGKETARIVWGNQASVLVGDFLLGQAFKMMIDVGSLDALKLLSKASMIIAEGEVMQLASARSMETTEDDYLVVIQAKTATLFSAAAEVGPILAQSDKNVRDAFRVYGLNLGIAFQLVDDALDYSGSKDNLGKNIGDDFQEGKITLPVLLAYRRGGESERKFWKKAMESDATCADKMDEAMILLRKHGAISDTVERARHYGKIARDALSEFPQSMRKQALLDVVEFCVSRIN from the coding sequence ATGGATAGTGTTCTGCCGCTGAGCCATGCACGAGAAACTGCTGCCAGCATCGATCTTTTGGTAAGATCAACTGCTGATGATATGGTGCGTGTCAATCAATTTATAGTCTCAAAAACTAATTCTGATGTACCCATGATCCCCCAAATAGCAAAGCATCTGATTAGTTCAGGTGGAAAGCGTTTACGGCCCATGTTGACTCTCGCAGCTGCTCAGCTTTGCGGATATCAAGGTGATGGTCATATCAATCTAGCTGCAAGTATTGAGTTTATGCATACAGCAACGCTATTGCATGATGATGTGATTGATGAAAGTGATATGCGGCGGGGAAAAGAGACAGCTCGTATAGTCTGGGGCAATCAGGCTAGTGTTCTAGTTGGAGATTTTCTTCTGGGACAAGCGTTCAAGATGATGATTGATGTGGGTTCACTGGATGCGCTTAAATTGTTATCGAAGGCTTCTATGATTATTGCAGAGGGTGAAGTAATGCAACTGGCTTCTGCACGAAGTATGGAAACAACGGAAGATGATTATCTCGTCGTGATCCAAGCCAAAACCGCTACCTTGTTTTCTGCTGCTGCCGAGGTTGGTCCTATTTTAGCTCAATCAGATAAGAATGTTCGTGATGCCTTCCGAGTTTATGGCCTTAATCTCGGTATTGCTTTTCAGTTGGTAGATGACGCGCTTGACTATAGTGGTTCAAAGGATAATCTTGGAAAAAATATAGGTGATGATTTTCAGGAAGGTAAAATCACATTACCAGTATTGCTTGCGTATCGCCGCGGTGGTGAAAGCGAGCGTAAATTCTGGAAAAAAGCTATGGAAAGTGATGCAACCTGTGCTGATAAAATGGATGAAGCTATGATTTTGCTTCGTAAGCATGGTGCAATTTCTGATACAGTGGAACGTGCGCGACATTACGGAAAAATTGCCCGTGATGCTTTGTCAGAATTTCCACAAAGTATGCGTAAGCAAGCTTTATTAGATGTAGTAGAATTTTGTGTAAGTCGTATCAATTAA
- a CDS encoding 4-(cytidine 5'-diphospho)-2-C-methyl-D-erythritol kinase, with the protein MFAFAPAKINLYLHILGQRQDGYHFLKTLVVFCDVGDRITVIPSQRQRLRLRITGPFACHLPVSSSNLVWRAAKMLYKMTSGPKAHAILHLEKKLPVASGLGGGSADAAATLRILTKFWKMNSYKAIVEERALTLGADVPMCLSSIPAYISGIGEIIQPVLLPSLSLVLVNPGRGLSTADVFKKPDLSPPKKNLREMQLKSIPIFTNSFDLVEYLSCCHNSLERVAKNIMPEICKCLDALSSQSGLMLSRMSGAGPTCFGIFSKPEDAQQARIAIASQYPQWWVQYTQTRTQRVEENFHIKKGRM; encoded by the coding sequence TTGTTCGCTTTTGCTCCAGCTAAAATCAACCTTTATCTTCATATTCTTGGTCAACGCCAAGATGGATATCATTTTTTGAAAACGCTTGTTGTATTTTGCGATGTAGGGGACCGGATAACTGTGATTCCCTCGCAGCGCCAGCGCCTTAGACTGAGGATTACCGGTCCTTTTGCTTGTCATTTGCCTGTTTCATCATCCAATTTAGTCTGGCGAGCCGCCAAAATGCTTTATAAGATGACTTCAGGTCCTAAAGCTCATGCAATTTTACATCTGGAAAAAAAACTACCGGTTGCTTCAGGTCTTGGAGGAGGATCAGCTGATGCTGCTGCAACTCTTCGTATTTTGACGAAGTTTTGGAAAATGAACTCATATAAAGCGATCGTGGAAGAACGTGCACTAACATTAGGAGCAGATGTACCGATGTGTCTCTCTAGTATTCCTGCTTATATTTCTGGTATTGGAGAAATAATCCAGCCTGTTTTATTGCCTTCATTGTCACTTGTGCTCGTGAATCCAGGACGAGGTTTATCGACAGCGGATGTCTTCAAAAAACCGGATCTCTCCCCCCCAAAAAAAAATTTAAGAGAGATGCAACTAAAATCGATCCCTATCTTTACAAATTCATTTGATCTTGTTGAGTATCTGAGTTGTTGTCACAACTCTCTTGAGAGAGTTGCAAAGAATATAATGCCTGAGATCTGTAAGTGTCTTGACGCTCTATCCTCACAATCTGGACTGATGCTTTCTAGAATGTCTGGTGCTGGTCCAACCTGTTTTGGTATTTTTTCTAAGCCTGAAGATGCTCAACAAGCCCGAATTGCAATCGCTTCCCAATATCCGCAATGGTGGGTTCAATATACGCAAACACGAACACAACGAGTTGAAGAAAATTTTCACATCAAGAAAGGTAGAATGTAG
- a CDS encoding S49 family peptidase, translating into MALFFKKILPKKLQKTTTTIPVVKLTGAIIANNSQLRPGLNLTSCAEQLQKAFERKNSPAVAIIINSPGGSPVQSRLIYQRIRDLSSEYNKIVHVFVEDVAASGGYMIACAGHDITSDPSSIVGSIGVISATFGFEEAIDKIGIRRRIYSAGKNKSMLDPFLPEKKQDIARLRKLQLEIHDIFINLVKESRGDRLIDTNNEQLFTGFFWTGLQGKDLGLVDAIGDIRGSIRSRYGETAKLKFIEPKKSLFGRRSMISMSGVLGIGSEKIIAQAADGFLSALEEKALWSRLGL; encoded by the coding sequence TTGGCTCTTTTTTTTAAAAAAATTCTTCCTAAGAAACTCCAAAAAACCACTACTACTATACCAGTAGTTAAGCTTACTGGTGCCATTATAGCAAATAACTCACAATTGAGGCCTGGGCTTAATCTGACATCATGTGCTGAACAATTGCAAAAAGCCTTTGAAAGAAAAAATAGCCCTGCTGTTGCAATTATTATTAACTCACCAGGTGGATCACCAGTTCAATCTCGGTTGATATATCAACGTATTCGTGATTTATCTTCTGAATATAACAAAATTGTTCATGTATTTGTTGAGGATGTAGCAGCATCAGGTGGATATATGATTGCATGCGCAGGTCATGATATTACAAGCGATCCTTCTAGCATTGTCGGGTCAATTGGCGTCATCTCTGCTACATTTGGTTTCGAAGAGGCGATTGATAAAATCGGTATCAGGCGACGCATTTATAGCGCTGGAAAAAATAAATCCATGCTGGATCCTTTTCTACCAGAAAAAAAACAAGATATTGCTCGATTAAGAAAATTGCAGTTGGAAATCCACGATATCTTCATCAATTTAGTGAAGGAAAGTCGAGGCGATAGATTGATTGATACGAATAACGAGCAATTATTCACTGGATTTTTCTGGACTGGACTCCAAGGTAAGGACCTTGGACTCGTTGATGCGATTGGTGATATTCGAGGATCTATCCGATCCCGTTATGGTGAAACAGCAAAGCTGAAATTTATCGAGCCTAAAAAAAGCCTCTTTGGACGTCGTTCCATGATCTCAATGTCAGGAGTTCTTGGTATAGGATCTGAAAAAATCATCGCACAGGCTGCAGATGGATTCCTATCAGCACTTGAAGAAAAAGCACTTTGGTCACGTTTAGGCCTTTAA
- the glmU gene encoding bifunctional UDP-N-acetylglucosamine diphosphorylase/glucosamine-1-phosphate N-acetyltransferase GlmU translates to MSTDCLAVILAAGDGKRMKSDLPKVLHPIAGLPMVAHVIRSAKLAGISHTAVVVGEKSELVGECARRANEMSTIHIQNERLGTAHAVLAARELMSSNFNEVLILYGDVPLITPNTINRARKSVAQGSDLSVLGFETCKPFGYGRMVMQGGKLTSIIEHKNASEKEKKITYCNSGIMIFKFPYILDILEEIKKNNSQKEYYLTDAVEVGINMGLRVHALDVDEEEILGVNDRVQLAHAEQRWQFRRRRELLMSGVSMSAPDTVVLSHDTVVYPDVTIEPNVIFGENVLVMSGAKIRAFSYLEGARVGSNAVIGPYARLRSDTRIDEGVRVGCFVETKTTYVGPYAKINHLSYVGDSEIGSRTNVGAGTITCNYDGYSKYKTVIGEDVFIGSNTSLVAPLKVGSRSNTGAGSIIYKDVSEDTLAIERNDQINKEGYAKFLRNRNKAKKFRS, encoded by the coding sequence ATGAGCACAGATTGTTTGGCTGTTATTTTAGCTGCCGGAGATGGAAAACGTATGAAGTCAGACCTACCCAAGGTTCTTCATCCGATTGCAGGATTACCAATGGTAGCTCATGTTATTAGATCGGCAAAGCTAGCTGGTATTAGTCATACTGCTGTTGTTGTTGGAGAAAAATCGGAGCTCGTAGGCGAATGTGCTCGTCGGGCAAATGAAATGTCAACAATACACATTCAAAATGAACGATTGGGAACGGCCCATGCTGTTCTTGCTGCACGTGAATTAATGAGCAGTAATTTTAATGAGGTTCTGATTCTTTATGGGGATGTCCCCTTGATTACACCAAATACAATTAATCGTGCAAGAAAGTCTGTAGCTCAAGGTTCAGATTTATCTGTTCTGGGATTTGAAACTTGCAAACCATTTGGATATGGGAGAATGGTCATGCAAGGGGGAAAATTAACTTCCATCATAGAGCACAAGAATGCATCAGAGAAAGAAAAAAAAATAACCTACTGCAACAGTGGGATAATGATTTTTAAATTCCCATATATCCTCGATATCCTCGAGGAAATAAAAAAAAACAATTCTCAAAAGGAATATTATCTTACTGATGCTGTAGAAGTTGGCATTAATATGGGATTGCGTGTCCATGCACTTGATGTTGACGAAGAAGAAATACTTGGTGTTAATGACCGTGTTCAGCTTGCTCATGCTGAGCAGAGATGGCAATTCCGTCGCCGGAGAGAATTGTTGATGTCAGGGGTTTCAATGTCTGCACCTGATACTGTTGTTTTATCTCATGATACTGTTGTTTATCCTGATGTTACCATCGAACCAAATGTTATTTTTGGAGAAAATGTATTAGTTATGTCTGGTGCCAAAATTCGTGCCTTCAGCTATCTGGAAGGTGCTCGTGTAGGTTCGAATGCAGTGATTGGGCCTTATGCTCGTTTGCGCTCTGATACACGGATTGATGAAGGAGTCAGAGTTGGATGCTTTGTAGAAACAAAAACGACTTATGTGGGGCCTTATGCAAAGATTAATCATCTTTCTTATGTCGGGGATTCTGAGATTGGGAGCAGGACCAATGTAGGGGCAGGAACAATTACTTGCAATTATGATGGATATAGCAAATACAAAACAGTTATTGGCGAAGATGTATTTATTGGATCCAACACTTCACTAGTTGCCCCTCTTAAAGTTGGATCTCGTTCTAATACAGGTGCAGGAAGTATAATTTATAAGGATGTTTCTGAAGACACACTCGCAATTGAACGCAATGATCAGATCAATAAAGAAGGCTATGCTAAATTCTTGCGCAACCGCAATAAAGCTAAGAAATTCAGATCATAA
- a CDS encoding glycine--tRNA ligase subunit alpha — MRYASQHSFQELILNLHHYWREYGCILLQPYDIEVGAGTFHPSTTLRALGPQKWNAAYVQPSRRPRDGRYGENPNRLHHYYQYQVLLKPSPLDIQEIYIGSLKAIGIDPGLHDLRFVEDDWESHTLGAWGLGWEVWCDGMEISQFTYFQKICCHECSPVSGELTYGLERLAMYLQNVDNVYDLNFNGGLGNERISYGDLFRQTEREYSRWNFDVANTNTLLKHFEDAELECGRILDSHPIDPKKGYPIVMAHPAYDQCIKASHIFNLLDARGVISVTERQSYILRVRTLSKACGEAFLKTEASGVKIHDSLL; from the coding sequence ATGAGATATGCCTCTCAACATTCATTCCAAGAATTGATTCTAAATCTACATCATTATTGGAGAGAGTATGGTTGTATTCTTCTGCAGCCCTATGACATAGAAGTGGGGGCAGGGACATTCCATCCATCAACGACTTTAAGGGCTTTAGGGCCACAAAAGTGGAATGCAGCCTATGTTCAACCATCACGTCGACCAAGAGATGGTCGCTATGGTGAGAATCCGAACCGTCTGCACCATTATTATCAATATCAGGTGTTGTTAAAACCATCTCCGCTTGACATTCAGGAAATTTATATTGGCTCATTGAAAGCTATTGGCATTGATCCAGGATTGCATGATCTCCGTTTTGTAGAAGATGATTGGGAAAGCCACACCTTGGGGGCGTGGGGGCTTGGATGGGAAGTATGGTGCGATGGCATGGAAATATCACAGTTTACATACTTCCAGAAAATTTGTTGTCATGAATGTTCTCCTGTTTCTGGAGAACTAACTTACGGTCTTGAACGGTTGGCTATGTATCTTCAGAATGTCGATAATGTTTATGATTTAAATTTCAATGGGGGGCTTGGCAATGAACGTATCAGTTACGGAGATTTATTTAGGCAAACCGAACGTGAATATTCACGTTGGAATTTTGATGTCGCTAACACAAATACCTTGCTTAAACATTTTGAAGATGCTGAACTAGAGTGTGGCCGAATTCTTGATTCTCATCCCATTGATCCGAAAAAAGGATATCCTATCGTGATGGCTCATCCGGCCTATGATCAGTGCATTAAAGCCAGCCATATTTTTAATTTGCTGGATGCCCGTGGTGTCATTTCAGTTACTGAGCGCCAAAGCTATATTTTACGTGTTCGAACTTTATCTAAAGCCTGCGGAGAAGCCTTTTTAAAGACAGAAGCTAGTGGAGTAAAAATACATGATAGTCTCTTATAA
- the glmS gene encoding glutamine--fructose-6-phosphate transaminase (isomerizing) — translation MCGIIGIVSARPVSSLILHALKHLEYRGYDSAGIATLQEGSLERRRSEGKLINLEKLLKACPLRGTIGIGHIRWATHGAPITDNAHPHFSEGVAVVHNGIIENFRELRFELEYEGFSFSSQTDTEVIAHLVSSGLKKGLTPKEAAYQALLRLHGAFALALVFEGEDNLMVAGRRGPPLAIGYGEKEMYLGSDAVALAPFTNRITYLDDGDWAIIKSQSAEIFDMHRNLVSRNEQVSLGSSLKVEKGSYRHFMLKEIYEQPEVIGHTLSSYIDFNEERVDLSKENLPPFTHLDRLFITACGTAFLAGLISKYWFERHARLPVEIDIASEFRYRNIPMSPGGLSIFISQSGETADTLASLKFCEEQGQNLAAIVNVKESTIARSSNFVVSTLAGPEISVASTKAFTCQLSVLAILSIIAGVRRGHIDRIREKQFVRELSEIPHLAYEVLKLEHEIVKIAHSLAHKKHVLYLGRDTNYPLALEGALKLKELSYIHAEGYAAGELKHGPIALINEEMPIIVIAPYDHIYEKTVSNMQEVVARGGEIILITNKRGASECGLDLDKKIIMPDMPEIATPIVYSLPVQMLAYHTAVIMGTDIDQPRNLAKSVTVE, via the coding sequence ATGTGTGGAATTATTGGTATTGTGAGTGCTCGCCCGGTTTCTTCTTTGATTCTTCATGCTTTGAAACACCTTGAATATCGCGGTTATGATTCAGCTGGTATTGCGACTCTTCAAGAAGGATCTCTCGAGAGAAGACGATCTGAAGGGAAGCTGATTAATCTAGAAAAGCTACTCAAAGCATGTCCTTTGCGAGGAACAATTGGCATTGGTCACATACGCTGGGCAACCCATGGTGCACCCATTACGGACAATGCTCATCCTCATTTTTCAGAAGGTGTAGCGGTTGTTCACAATGGTATTATTGAAAATTTTCGCGAATTAAGATTTGAGCTAGAGTATGAAGGTTTTTCATTTTCTTCTCAAACAGACACAGAGGTAATCGCCCATCTTGTCTCCAGTGGTTTAAAGAAAGGGCTAACCCCTAAAGAAGCGGCTTATCAGGCACTCCTTCGCTTGCATGGAGCTTTTGCTCTTGCTCTTGTTTTTGAAGGTGAAGATAATTTAATGGTTGCAGGTCGCAGAGGCCCTCCGTTAGCAATAGGTTATGGTGAAAAAGAAATGTATCTAGGTTCAGATGCCGTGGCGCTTGCACCTTTTACAAATCGAATTACATATCTTGATGATGGAGACTGGGCGATCATAAAATCCCAATCTGCTGAAATATTTGATATGCATCGTAACCTTGTGAGTCGTAATGAGCAAGTGTCTTTAGGATCCTCTTTGAAGGTGGAAAAAGGTAGTTACCGTCATTTCATGCTGAAAGAAATTTATGAACAACCTGAGGTTATTGGTCATACACTTTCTAGCTATATCGATTTTAACGAAGAGAGGGTCGATCTGAGCAAAGAGAACTTGCCCCCCTTTACTCATCTAGATCGGTTGTTCATTACAGCCTGTGGTACTGCGTTTCTCGCAGGTCTTATTTCAAAATATTGGTTTGAACGACACGCTCGACTCCCTGTTGAGATCGATATTGCTTCTGAATTTCGTTATCGTAATATACCTATGTCTCCTGGTGGTTTGTCTATTTTTATTTCTCAATCTGGTGAGACTGCTGATACACTTGCAAGTTTGAAATTTTGCGAAGAGCAGGGTCAGAATTTGGCAGCGATCGTTAATGTCAAGGAATCCACAATTGCACGTTCATCTAACTTTGTGGTTTCAACACTTGCAGGACCAGAAATTTCTGTGGCATCAACAAAGGCTTTCACGTGTCAGTTATCTGTACTTGCTATCTTGTCAATCATCGCTGGTGTCAGGCGTGGTCACATCGATCGAATAAGAGAGAAGCAGTTTGTTCGCGAATTATCTGAAATTCCTCACCTTGCCTATGAGGTCTTAAAGTTAGAACATGAAATTGTTAAAATCGCCCATAGTTTAGCTCATAAAAAACACGTTCTCTATCTTGGGCGTGACACTAATTATCCTCTAGCACTTGAGGGTGCTTTGAAGTTAAAAGAACTTTCTTATATTCATGCGGAAGGCTATGCGGCAGGTGAATTAAAGCATGGGCCCATTGCCCTCATTAATGAGGAAATGCCAATTATAGTGATTGCTCCTTATGATCATATATATGAAAAAACAGTATCCAATATGCAGGAAGTTGTTGCTAGAGGAGGAGAGATTATCCTGATCACAAACAAACGCGGCGCATCCGAATGCGGTCTAGATTTAGATAAGAAAATTATTATGCCAGATATGCCAGAAATTGCAACACCAATTGTTTATTCTTTACCAGTCCAGATGTTAGCCTATCATACAGCAGTGATAATGGGAACAGATATTGATCAACCTAGAAACCTAGCTAAATCAGTAACTGTGGAGTAG